In a genomic window of Timaviella obliquedivisa GSE-PSE-MK23-08B:
- the proC gene encoding pyrroline-5-carboxylate reductase, whose product MSAKLGIIGGGVMGEALLSRLIDQNLYLPDRIYVSEPQAPRQDFLATKYQVNVTADNQTVVAFADVLLLAIKPQVFDLVVAPLELGRSEQLVVSILAGVPLHRLEAAFPGQPIVRAMPNTPAIVGAGMTAIASGSHTQPQHLHLARQLFEAVGEVVEVAEPLIDAVTGLSGSGPGYVAVMIEALIDGGVAVGLPRAIATQLAIQTVLGTAELLQTTGIHPAELKDRVTSPGGTTIAGIAHLERVGFRSALIGAVRAAYERSQELGG is encoded by the coding sequence TTGTCGGCAAAACTCGGAATTATTGGTGGCGGGGTAATGGGGGAAGCTCTCTTATCCCGCCTTATTGATCAAAATCTTTATTTACCCGATCGCATCTATGTCAGTGAGCCTCAAGCCCCACGGCAAGATTTTTTGGCGACAAAATATCAGGTTAATGTGACTGCTGATAATCAAACAGTAGTAGCGTTTGCAGACGTGTTGCTATTGGCAATTAAGCCCCAGGTTTTTGATTTAGTTGTAGCACCTCTGGAATTGGGGCGATCGGAGCAACTTGTCGTTTCAATTTTGGCAGGTGTGCCCCTTCATCGATTAGAGGCTGCATTTCCGGGACAACCCATTGTGCGGGCAATGCCCAACACGCCTGCAATAGTTGGAGCCGGGATGACTGCGATCGCATCGGGCAGTCATACCCAACCCCAGCATTTGCACCTGGCTCGACAGCTTTTTGAAGCCGTGGGCGAGGTTGTGGAAGTAGCTGAGCCTTTAATTGATGCAGTTACAGGGCTTTCTGGGTCTGGCCCTGGCTATGTGGCAGTGATGATTGAGGCACTCATTGATGGTGGCGTTGCCGTGGGTTTACCCAGAGCGATCGCGACTCAGCTTGCCATTCAAACCGTTCTTGGCACGGCTGAATTACTACAGACTACAGGCATCCATCCGGCAGAGTTAAAAGATCGGGTGACCAGTCCGGGCGGCACCACGATCGCGGGCATTGCTCATTTAGAAAGGGTCGGTTTTCGATCAGCGTTGATTGGGGCAGTTCGAGCGGCTTACGAGCGATCGCAGGAGTTGGGCGGCTAG
- a CDS encoding cell division protein SepF — MEYEYEYAEVDGEEYRNLYQEEHPQPVVQEEEPRRRRARERSMLSNESGVGSTTMNNVIGMPGAANGMTEVVVVEPRTFEEMPQVIRALRERKSVVLNLTVMDPDQAQRAVDFVAGGTYAIDGHQERIGESIFLFTPNCVQVSTGNATNDVVLQQARTARPAPPAPAWTAERTARMG, encoded by the coding sequence ATGGAGTATGAGTACGAATATGCAGAGGTAGATGGCGAAGAGTATCGCAATCTTTACCAAGAAGAGCATCCTCAGCCTGTGGTTCAAGAAGAAGAGCCTCGTCGTCGTCGGGCTCGCGAACGGTCAATGCTATCCAATGAATCTGGAGTAGGGTCTACAACAATGAATAATGTAATTGGAATGCCCGGTGCTGCCAACGGTATGACTGAAGTCGTCGTCGTCGAACCTCGCACTTTTGAAGAAATGCCCCAAGTGATTCGTGCCTTACGTGAGCGCAAGTCAGTCGTATTGAATTTGACTGTGATGGATCCTGACCAAGCTCAGCGCGCAGTTGATTTTGTTGCAGGCGGCACCTATGCGATCGATGGTCATCAAGAGCGGATCGGCGAAAGCATTTTCTTGTTTACTCCTAACTGTGTTCAAGTTAGCACTGGCAATGCGACCAATGATGTAGTTCTACAACAGGCTCGGACGGCTCGACCTGCGCCCCCTGCTCCGGCTTGGACTGCCGAGCGAACGGCTCGCATGGGATAA
- a CDS encoding BCD family MFS transporter, whose amino-acid sequence MATDHFPNSTPSIPASLPHLKIFTMFRLGLFQAGLGIMSLLTLGVLNRVMIKELAIPATIVAGAIAMHQIVAPARVWFGQMSDAKPILGYHRTGYVWIGSALFTIVSFLAVQVVWQLGNSVETYGWTAPTYGWIGLLAFVFALYGIALSSSSTPFAALLVDISDEDNRPKLVGIVWSMLMVGIIVGAIITGGLLKAIDLDTPLDVVQASINRIFTIIPAVVFGLTLIATFGIEKKYSRYQTRSALVDREDQITLGRALKVLTASRQTGLFFVFLLVMTICLFFQEPILEPYGGEVFGMTIAETTKLNAFWGSGTLIGLSFTGFLIVPRLGKKNTTKLGCFLVAASFILIILAGLTRTPAMLRTAVLVLGFASGITTTGALSLMLDLTAAETAGTFIGAWGLSQALARATATVAGGALLDLGRSFLSTPILAYGLVFAMPIFGMMLAVRLLSRVNVQEFQIEAKAAIAKVMEQEL is encoded by the coding sequence ATGGCGACCGATCACTTTCCCAACTCCACCCCATCCATTCCCGCATCGCTCCCTCATCTTAAAATCTTCACCATGTTCCGCCTGGGGTTATTCCAAGCTGGATTAGGGATTATGTCGCTCCTGACCTTAGGCGTACTTAACCGGGTCATGATTAAGGAATTGGCAATTCCAGCCACGATCGTAGCCGGGGCGATCGCCATGCACCAAATTGTTGCGCCTGCCAGAGTTTGGTTTGGGCAAATGTCAGATGCCAAGCCGATTTTGGGTTATCACCGCACAGGCTACGTTTGGATAGGTTCAGCCTTATTTACGATCGTCTCTTTCCTGGCAGTTCAAGTGGTTTGGCAGCTAGGCAACAGCGTTGAAACCTACGGCTGGACAGCCCCAACCTATGGTTGGATAGGACTTTTAGCCTTTGTATTTGCGCTGTACGGCATTGCACTCAGTTCTAGTTCCACGCCGTTCGCAGCCTTGTTAGTCGATATTTCCGACGAAGATAATCGTCCCAAGCTGGTTGGGATTGTGTGGTCAATGTTAATGGTCGGCATTATTGTCGGTGCCATCATTACTGGAGGCTTGTTAAAAGCGATCGATTTAGACACGCCTCTAGACGTGGTGCAGGCATCCATCAATCGGATTTTTACGATTATTCCTGCCGTAGTTTTTGGTTTAACTCTCATTGCCACTTTTGGGATTGAAAAAAAATATTCTCGATATCAAACTCGTTCTGCTTTAGTCGATCGCGAAGATCAAATAACTTTGGGTCGTGCCCTTAAGGTCTTAACTGCCAGCCGTCAGACCGGGTTATTCTTCGTCTTTTTGTTAGTTATGACCATTTGCTTATTTTTTCAAGAGCCAATCTTAGAACCTTATGGGGGTGAGGTTTTTGGCATGACGATCGCTGAAACCACTAAACTCAATGCTTTCTGGGGCAGCGGTACGCTGATTGGCTTAAGCTTTACCGGGTTCTTAATTGTGCCTCGCTTAGGCAAAAAAAACACGACAAAGCTAGGCTGTTTTCTAGTTGCCGCGTCGTTTATTTTAATTATTTTGGCAGGCTTAACCCGCACTCCTGCAATGCTTAGAACGGCGGTTCTAGTCTTGGGCTTTGCCTCTGGCATTACCACGACTGGAGCATTGAGCCTCATGCTAGATTTAACCGCTGCTGAAACTGCCGGAACCTTTATCGGCGCGTGGGGTTTGTCGCAAGCCTTAGCCCGAGCTACCGCTACCGTTGCAGGCGGAGCACTGTTAGACCTGGGACGGAGCTTTTTGAGTACCCCAATTCTGGCTTATGGACTAGTGTTTGCAATGCCTATTTTTGGGATGATGCTGGCCGTTAGATTGTTGAGCCGCGTCAATGTTCAAGAGTTTCAGATCGAGGCAAAGGCAGCGATCGCCAAAGTCATGGAGCAAGAGTTATGA